The Candidatus Zixiibacteriota bacterium region ACCGCTTCGCAAAAAAGGACCGGGTCGCCACAGATGAAAGCAGTTCGCAGAAGACCGGCAGCATCGGCGGCGTTGGACGGCACCGCCACATGTATGCCAGGGATATTTATGAAAGTCCCCAGATTGGCTTCGGAATGCCACATGGCGCCGGCGCCCTGCTTGTAACCGCCGTAGGAGGTCCGAATCACCATCGGCAGACGAATGCGCCCGTTGGAGCGCTGATAAGTTGTCGCGATACGGTCTTTCAACTGCTGATAACCCGGGCTCATATAGTCGATGAACTGAATTTCCGGAAACGGAATGCGCCCTTGATAGGAATGCCCCACCGCCCGCCCCAGAATGCCGGCTTCGTCCAGAGGAGTATTAAATACCCGGTCAGGCCCAAACGCCCGCTGTATATTCTGCGAGACCAGGAAGACTCCTCCTTTGCCTTTCAGTTTGCCGGTCACCGATTCCCCCAGTGCCAGCGTCTCCTTGGGGAAGTCAGCCACATCTTCTCCAAATAGCACCGTATCGCTGGACATCAGGAAAAGGTCAAAAAGAGTATAATTTATCGCCCGCCGCATCATCATCGGCGGCTGCTCTTCGGGCAGCCGGTCAGTCTCAAAATACCCTTTCTTATGAAATTCGCGGTACTTTTCAGGTCTCTGAGAGGCTCTTTGTTTGACCAATTCTTCCCATCGAGCTTGAGCTGTCTCCTTGCGGTATGAATATACCTTGCCCAAGACGTCCGCGGGGGACTTGGTTCTGATATCGGCGACCGCTTCGGCTGATGCTTTTCTGACCAGAGAGTCAATCTCTTCATAGATGGCAAGGAGCTCCTCCTGCGTGAAGATACCGTCTTCAATGAAGCATTTGGCGGTTTTCCGCAGCGGGTCATTGTCGATATGATATCGCTGCTCCTCGATTTGCATGTAGTGCGACTGGTCATCAGAGCCGGAATGGGATTCGAGACGCACGACATTTATATTGGCAATAGCCGGTCCCTTTCCGGAGCCGACATACTCCACCATCTGTCGAAAATTGACCAGTGCCTCTTTGATATCAGTGCCATCGAAGTCCTTTATCATCAAGCCATATTTCTGCATTCCGATGTAACATGACGTAGGGTTGCCATCAGGAAACTGCTCTTTGACACTGGTGGCTATCGCCCATCCGCAATTATAGATGCCGAAGATATTCTTTGTATTATTGAAAGTGGAATAGAAGACAGCCCGACCAAACTCCGGCGATGAAGTCGCCCCCTCGCCGATGGCGCAGAAGACAATGGCATCAGACCGGAACCGTCCCCCCGGAATCCCGGAATCCCCGCGAATCGGAACGGGGTTTTTGAGGGCGTCACCCAATCCGGCCGCTTCCATAGCGTGCGACCCGGTCGGCGAGGCCTGGGGCAGGATAGCCTTCTCGGGATAGGAAGAATGCGCCGGCTGCAGCATGCCGCCGGTCGATTCCGAACGGGGGTCGCCGATTGCCTCCAGAATTTTCTGTTTTATGGTTGCTCCCCGATACAGGTCGAACGCCTTGTTGCGGTAATAACCGATAAATGGGTCATCAGGTTGAAGAATTTCCGCCGCGACCACATCTATCAGCTCCTTACCCCCGCAGCCAATGAAAAATTTGCACAGTCCCTTGCGCAAGAGAATCTTCTCTTCCTGTTCGATACGCCGCGCCAGCACCATTGTGTAATACATCTTGCGCAGAGTTTCTCGTGTCAAACCTCCATACTGGTCAAGCCCCCCTTCACTCCCCTTGCTGAAAGCCGCCTCTTTCAAGAATTCTTTTACTTCGTAAAATGCCACGATATCTCTCCAATACAATGATTACCTGTAATATTTATCAGATACGATGCTTTCTTCATTTCTCTTCAGATTTATCAATTCAAATGCCGTTTTTAGTTCTACCCTATGACACTGAATTTGCGGCCAACCCTGGCAAAAGCTTCCAGCGCCCGGTCCAGATGTTCCCTGGTGTGAGCCGCCGATATCTGCACTCGGATGCGCGACTGTCCTTTTGGCACCACCGGATAGAAAAATCCGATAACGTATATACCTTCGTCATAAAGGGAGCGAGAGATGTTCTGCGCCAGCCAGGCGTCGTTGTCAAATTTTCTCAGATGAACCGGCACAATGGGGTGCTCACCGGGGGCAATATCGAAACCGAGGGCAGTCATTTCGCGCCGGAAATAAGCGGAGTTTTCCCTTAATTGACGTCGCAGGTTGTCGCTCTTTTCAAGAAGGTCAAAAGCCGCCAGGCCCGCGCCGGCAATCACCGGAGCCAGCGTGTTTGAGAACAGATAGGGGCGCGATTTCTGCCGCAATATTTCAATAATCTCACCGCGGCCTGTAGTGAAACCTCCCGATGCGCCTCCCATCGCTTTACCGAGAGTGGAGGTTATGATATCAACTTTACCCATGACATCGTTGTGTTCGACTGCCCCCCGTCCCTTTGAGCCAATAAATCCGGTGGCGTGTGATTCATCGACCATTACCAGTGCGCAGTACCGCTCCGCCAGCGCCGTTATCTCTTTGAGGCGGGCAATGTCGCCATCCATGGAAAAGACACCGTCAGTGGCGATAATGATATTCCTAACCGGTACCGGTTCTTTGGAAAGGGAATCTCCTTCCCAGATATCGACGCCTTCCCGGGCGCCGCGCAAAGCTGTCTCCAGGGAGTTCATATCGGAGTGTTCGTATATATATCGCTTGGCTTTGCAGAGCCTGATGCCGTCGATTATACTGGCATGGTTGAGTGCGTCAGTAATCACAGCATCTTCCGCTCCGAGAAGACTTTCGAAAAGACCGGCGTTGGCGTCAAAGCAGGAGGAGTACAAAATGGTGTCCTCGGTTTCATAGAAACGGGAGATTCTTGCCTCCAGCGCTTTATGAAGGTCCTGCGTGCCGGAAATGAATCTGACCGACGCCATTCCGAAACCGTATCGCCGCAGCGATTTCTGGGCGGCGTCAATAATATCAGGGTGGTTGGCAAGTCCCAGATAGTTGTTAGAGCAGAAATTCAAGACTTCCCGCGGCTTGTCTGCGGCAGGATACTGAACCGTTATTGCCGCCTTCTGTTCTGTCAGAATGATACGTTCTTCCTTGAACAGCCCGGCTTCCCTGATTTTTCGCAGCTCTTCACTCAGGTCATATTTGACACGCTGATACATGGTGCCTCCAGTTTGGGGATAATTCTAATCCAATTTCCCCATATTGGAAAGCCTTTTTTTGAAGTTGGGTGGAAAAAGGGAGGGCGGACTGGTCCGCCCTCACCA contains the following coding sequences:
- a CDS encoding thiamine pyrophosphate-dependent enzyme, which codes for MAFYEVKEFLKEAAFSKGSEGGLDQYGGLTRETLRKMYYTMVLARRIEQEEKILLRKGLCKFFIGCGGKELIDVVAAEILQPDDPFIGYYRNKAFDLYRGATIKQKILEAIGDPRSESTGGMLQPAHSSYPEKAILPQASPTGSHAMEAAGLGDALKNPVPIRGDSGIPGGRFRSDAIVFCAIGEGATSSPEFGRAVFYSTFNNTKNIFGIYNCGWAIATSVKEQFPDGNPTSCYIGMQKYGLMIKDFDGTDIKEALVNFRQMVEYVGSGKGPAIANINVVRLESHSGSDDQSHYMQIEEQRYHIDNDPLRKTAKCFIEDGIFTQEELLAIYEEIDSLVRKASAEAVADIRTKSPADVLGKVYSYRKETAQARWEELVKQRASQRPEKYREFHKKGYFETDRLPEEQPPMMMRRAINYTLFDLFLMSSDTVLFGEDVADFPKETLALGESVTGKLKGKGGVFLVSQNIQRAFGPDRVFNTPLDEAGILGRAVGHSYQGRIPFPEIQFIDYMSPGYQQLKDRIATTYQRSNGRIRLPMVIRTSYGGYKQGAGAMWHSEANLGTFINIPGIHVAVPSNAADAAGLLRTAFICGDPVLFCEAVALYNRRDWDGYNILAKYPPIDQLTPFGVAQTYNPQARQLLMISYGISLPMVLRVADELARKNIEARILDLRTVKPIDWESIALGVKDCSRVMIVSEDRFYGGVGATVAAYISENLFDYLDAPVKVLHAQDCRVAYGLDGDAICLPQADQILDTATKLVEY
- the kbl gene encoding glycine C-acetyltransferase — translated: MYQRVKYDLSEELRKIREAGLFKEERIILTEQKAAITVQYPAADKPREVLNFCSNNYLGLANHPDIIDAAQKSLRRYGFGMASVRFISGTQDLHKALEARISRFYETEDTILYSSCFDANAGLFESLLGAEDAVITDALNHASIIDGIRLCKAKRYIYEHSDMNSLETALRGAREGVDIWEGDSLSKEPVPVRNIIIATDGVFSMDGDIARLKEITALAERYCALVMVDESHATGFIGSKGRGAVEHNDVMGKVDIITSTLGKAMGGASGGFTTGRGEIIEILRQKSRPYLFSNTLAPVIAGAGLAAFDLLEKSDNLRRQLRENSAYFRREMTALGFDIAPGEHPIVPVHLRKFDNDAWLAQNISRSLYDEGIYVIGFFYPVVPKGQSRIRVQISAAHTREHLDRALEAFARVGRKFSVIG